The Ciconia boyciana chromosome 2, ASM3463844v1, whole genome shotgun sequence genome has a segment encoding these proteins:
- the CSPG5 gene encoding chondroitin sulfate proteoglycan 5 isoform X1, with protein sequence MAPAAARPLALALLLALGALASEWPPQNASEAEERGWEGSLESSPPQRDPASRDLLGGPSNSTSPRGAAAGGEPPVGSQLEPPGAGTAATTDPAAMPEGCAGCAGEGDASALPPKVGSAEDGQAAVTWPGDRGTVAVALSSPEEPGSGERPTRASLASLGVFGGLTAAPPSPPGLQLVTDSAESDLLLAAGGSAVPRTPVLGDASPVPGAAGDSGRPSELWVVASSPAPAQGARGRTDLTWLEAEEPVTATSGPAEPPADRTASEIVDVDYYDLFEGGEGLGGFPGGGRRAAGSARRQEPEGAATPWALHELYDDFTPFDEADFYPTTSFYADGDEEDELEEDEEEEEEEEDGGLEDENGYRPPASAVPGAQPAPRDPRPTGRHNVAPPQPSSVPGGSPTARPRPGERGQLENGTECRSGYVRHNSSCRSVCDLVPSYCHNGGQCYLVESHGAFCRCNTQDYTWHKGTRCEAIVTDFQVMCVAVGSAALVVLLLFMLTVFFAKKLYLLKTENSKLRKTKYRTPSELHNDNFSLSTIAEGSHTNEDPSAPHKLQDSLKSCLKDEEPFNIHNSTSPKHDGGKGEQDGGELNCLQNNLT encoded by the exons ATGGCCCCCGCGGCTGCCCGGCCCCtcgccctggccctgctgctggcgCTCGGCGCGCTCG CATCCGAGTGGCCCCCCCAAAACGCCAGCGAGGCcgaggagagaggctgggagggctcgctggagagcagccccccACAGCGGGACCCGGCGAGCAGAGACCTCCTGGGGGGGCCCAGCAacagcaccagccccaggggggctgcagcggggggCGAGCCCCCGGTGGGATCCCAGCTAGAGCCCCCCGGGGCGGGCACAGCTGCCACCACGGACCCGGCAGCGATGCCGGAGGGGTGCGCGGGGTGCGCCGGGGAGGGCGATGCCAGCGCTCTGCCCCCCAAAGTCGGCTCGGCGGAGGATGGCCAGGCGGCGGTGACCTGGCCTGGTGACAGGGGGACGGTGGCGGTGGCACTCAGCAGCCCCGAGGAGCCGGGGAGCGGCGAGCGGCCCACGCGAGCCTCCTTGGCCAGCCTGGGAGTTTTTGGGGGGCTCACGGCCGCCCCACCGAGCCCCCCCGGCCTGCAGCTCGTCACCGACTCGGCTGAATCCGACCTGCTGCTGGCGGCCGGGGGCTCGGCCGTGCCGCGGACCCCCGTGCTGGGTGACGCCAGCCCCGTGCCGGGCGCTGCGGGGGACTCGGGGCGTCCCTCAGAGCTCTGGGTGGTCGCatccagcccggccccggcacaGGGGGCTCGTGGCCGGACGGATCtgacctggctggaggcagaggagccCGTCACCGCCACCTCAGGCCCGGCCGAGCCGCCTGCTGACCGGACGGCCTCGGAGATCGTCGACGTCGACTACTACGACCTGTTCGaggggggcgaggggctggggggcttcCCCGGGGGTGGCCGGCGGGCGGCTGGTTCGGCGCGGCGGCAGGAGCCGGAGGGGGCGGCCACGCCGTGGGCCCTGCACGAGCTCTACGACGACTTCACGCCCTTTGACGAGGCCGATTTctaccccaccacctccttCTATGCCGACGGGGACGAGGAGGACGAgctggaggaggatgaggaggaagaggaggaggaggaggatggggggcTGGAGGACGAGAACGGCTACCGGCCGCCCGCCTCGGCCGTGCCTGGTGCCCAGCCGGCACCGCGGGACCCCCGACCCACCGGCCGCCACAACGTggccccgccgcagccctcCAGCGTCCCAGGGGGCAGCCCCACGGCGCGGCCacggccgggggagcggggccagcTGGAGAACGGCACCGAGTGCCGGAGCGGTTACGTGCGGCACAACAGCTCCTGCCGCTCCGTCTGCGACCTCGTCCCCAGCTACTGCCACAACGGTGGCCAGTGCTACCTGGTGGAGAGCCACGGGGCCTTCTGCCG GTGCAACACGCAGGACTACACGTGGCACAAGGGCACGCGCTGCGAGGCCATCGTCACCGACTTCCAAGTGATGTGCGTGGCCGTGGGCTCGGCCGCCCTCGTAGTGTTGCTGCTCTTCATGCTCACCGTCTTCTTCGCCAAGAAGCTCTACCTGCTCAAGACGGAGAACAGCAAACTGCGCAAGACCAA ATACCGCACCCCGTCCGAGCTGCACAACGACAACTTCTCCCTCTCCACCATCGCCGAGGGCTCCCACACAAAC GAGGACCCCAGCGCTCCCCACAAGCTGCAGGACTCCCTGAAATCCTGCCTGAAGGACGAGGAGCCATTTAACATCCACAACTCGACGTCGCCCAAGCACGATGG
- the CSPG5 gene encoding chondroitin sulfate proteoglycan 5 isoform X2, which translates to MAPAAARPLALALLLALGALASEWPPQNASEAEERGWEGSLESSPPQRDPASRDLLGGPSNSTSPRGAAAGGEPPVGSQLEPPGAGTAATTDPAAMPEGCAGCAGEGDASALPPKVGSAEDGQAAVTWPGDRGTVAVALSSPEEPGSGERPTRASLASLGVFGGLTAAPPSPPGLQLVTDSAESDLLLAAGGSAVPRTPVLGDASPVPGAAGDSGRPSELWVVASSPAPAQGARGRTDLTWLEAEEPVTATSGPAEPPADRTASEIVDVDYYDLFEGGEGLGGFPGGGRRAAGSARRQEPEGAATPWALHELYDDFTPFDEADFYPTTSFYADGDEEDELEEDEEEEEEEEDGGLEDENGYRPPASAVPGAQPAPRDPRPTGRHNVAPPQPSSVPGGSPTARPRPGERGQLENGTECRSGYVRHNSSCRSVCDLVPSYCHNGGQCYLVESHGAFCRCNTQDYTWHKGTRCEAIVTDFQVMCVAVGSAALVVLLLFMLTVFFAKKLYLLKTENSKLRKTKYRTPSELHNDNFSLSTIAEGSHTNREAKGFAEHEPEEERRSL; encoded by the exons ATGGCCCCCGCGGCTGCCCGGCCCCtcgccctggccctgctgctggcgCTCGGCGCGCTCG CATCCGAGTGGCCCCCCCAAAACGCCAGCGAGGCcgaggagagaggctgggagggctcgctggagagcagccccccACAGCGGGACCCGGCGAGCAGAGACCTCCTGGGGGGGCCCAGCAacagcaccagccccaggggggctgcagcggggggCGAGCCCCCGGTGGGATCCCAGCTAGAGCCCCCCGGGGCGGGCACAGCTGCCACCACGGACCCGGCAGCGATGCCGGAGGGGTGCGCGGGGTGCGCCGGGGAGGGCGATGCCAGCGCTCTGCCCCCCAAAGTCGGCTCGGCGGAGGATGGCCAGGCGGCGGTGACCTGGCCTGGTGACAGGGGGACGGTGGCGGTGGCACTCAGCAGCCCCGAGGAGCCGGGGAGCGGCGAGCGGCCCACGCGAGCCTCCTTGGCCAGCCTGGGAGTTTTTGGGGGGCTCACGGCCGCCCCACCGAGCCCCCCCGGCCTGCAGCTCGTCACCGACTCGGCTGAATCCGACCTGCTGCTGGCGGCCGGGGGCTCGGCCGTGCCGCGGACCCCCGTGCTGGGTGACGCCAGCCCCGTGCCGGGCGCTGCGGGGGACTCGGGGCGTCCCTCAGAGCTCTGGGTGGTCGCatccagcccggccccggcacaGGGGGCTCGTGGCCGGACGGATCtgacctggctggaggcagaggagccCGTCACCGCCACCTCAGGCCCGGCCGAGCCGCCTGCTGACCGGACGGCCTCGGAGATCGTCGACGTCGACTACTACGACCTGTTCGaggggggcgaggggctggggggcttcCCCGGGGGTGGCCGGCGGGCGGCTGGTTCGGCGCGGCGGCAGGAGCCGGAGGGGGCGGCCACGCCGTGGGCCCTGCACGAGCTCTACGACGACTTCACGCCCTTTGACGAGGCCGATTTctaccccaccacctccttCTATGCCGACGGGGACGAGGAGGACGAgctggaggaggatgaggaggaagaggaggaggaggaggatggggggcTGGAGGACGAGAACGGCTACCGGCCGCCCGCCTCGGCCGTGCCTGGTGCCCAGCCGGCACCGCGGGACCCCCGACCCACCGGCCGCCACAACGTggccccgccgcagccctcCAGCGTCCCAGGGGGCAGCCCCACGGCGCGGCCacggccgggggagcggggccagcTGGAGAACGGCACCGAGTGCCGGAGCGGTTACGTGCGGCACAACAGCTCCTGCCGCTCCGTCTGCGACCTCGTCCCCAGCTACTGCCACAACGGTGGCCAGTGCTACCTGGTGGAGAGCCACGGGGCCTTCTGCCG GTGCAACACGCAGGACTACACGTGGCACAAGGGCACGCGCTGCGAGGCCATCGTCACCGACTTCCAAGTGATGTGCGTGGCCGTGGGCTCGGCCGCCCTCGTAGTGTTGCTGCTCTTCATGCTCACCGTCTTCTTCGCCAAGAAGCTCTACCTGCTCAAGACGGAGAACAGCAAACTGCGCAAGACCAA ATACCGCACCCCGTCCGAGCTGCACAACGACAACTTCTCCCTCTCCACCATCGCCGAGGGCTCCCACACAAAC AGAGAAGCGAAGGGTTTTGCCGAGCACGAGCCGGAGGAAGAGCGTAGGTCCCTCTAG